In the Streptomyces sp. f51 genome, one interval contains:
- a CDS encoding helicase HerA-like domain-containing protein produces the protein MSDGETMRSTAAGTAPEQAPGAPALPAEALGIAAGYAFAGPALDLGALLWDGTCLPDAQIRVPLPMLNRHGLVAGATGTGKTKTLQLIAEQLSAQGVPVFLADVKGDVSGISAPGEPGAKAQERAREVGQEWTPAGCPAEFYALGGLGHGIPVRATVTSFGPVLLSKVLQLNRTQEQSLGLIFHYADQKGLELVDLKDLRAVVAFLTSDEGKQELKGIGGLSTATAGVILRSLTAFEAQGMSPFFGEPEFDTGELTRRAPDGRGVVSVLELPAVQDRPQLFSTFLMWMLADLFHDLPEVGDADRPKLVFFFDEAHLLFSDASKAFLESITQTVRLIRSKGVGVFFVTQTPKDVPADVLAQLGNRVQHALRAFTPDDQKALKATVQTFPDSPYDLEEVLMGLGTGEAVVTVLSERGAPTPVAVTRLRAPRSLMGPVEADALDRAVRESPLYGRYAQAVDRESAYEKLTAARDSGASSTPPAASGPRTGPEAGPGRSGGGGRPKEEASMVEQVVGSGLFKSLARSMGTQIGREITRSLFGTARKRR, from the coding sequence ATGAGTGACGGCGAGACCATGCGCTCGACTGCCGCAGGGACCGCTCCCGAACAGGCTCCCGGCGCCCCCGCGCTCCCGGCCGAGGCACTGGGGATCGCCGCCGGATACGCCTTCGCGGGCCCCGCCCTCGACCTCGGCGCCCTGCTCTGGGACGGGACGTGTCTGCCCGACGCGCAGATCCGCGTGCCGCTGCCGATGCTCAACCGGCACGGCCTGGTGGCGGGCGCCACCGGCACCGGGAAGACCAAGACGCTCCAGCTGATCGCCGAACAGCTGTCGGCGCAGGGCGTCCCGGTCTTCCTCGCCGACGTCAAGGGCGATGTCTCCGGCATCTCGGCCCCCGGTGAGCCCGGGGCGAAGGCCCAGGAGCGGGCCCGGGAGGTCGGCCAGGAATGGACACCGGCCGGCTGTCCGGCGGAGTTCTACGCGCTCGGCGGTCTCGGCCACGGCATTCCCGTACGGGCCACGGTCACCAGCTTCGGTCCCGTGCTGCTGTCCAAGGTGCTCCAGCTCAACCGGACACAGGAGCAGTCGCTCGGGCTGATCTTCCACTACGCCGACCAGAAGGGCCTGGAACTGGTCGACCTCAAGGACCTGCGCGCGGTCGTTGCCTTCCTGACCTCGGACGAGGGCAAGCAGGAACTGAAGGGGATCGGCGGTCTGTCCACCGCCACGGCGGGGGTCATCCTGCGCTCGCTCACGGCCTTCGAGGCGCAGGGCATGAGCCCGTTCTTCGGGGAGCCGGAGTTCGACACGGGCGAACTCACGCGACGGGCGCCGGACGGCCGGGGCGTGGTCTCGGTCCTCGAACTGCCCGCGGTGCAGGACCGGCCGCAGCTCTTCTCCACGTTCCTGATGTGGATGCTCGCCGACCTCTTCCACGACCTCCCGGAGGTCGGCGACGCCGACCGGCCGAAGCTCGTCTTCTTCTTCGACGAGGCGCATCTCCTCTTCAGCGACGCGTCGAAGGCGTTCCTGGAGTCGATCACGCAGACCGTCCGGCTCATTCGCTCGAAAGGAGTCGGCGTCTTCTTCGTGACACAGACGCCGAAGGACGTTCCCGCGGACGTACTCGCCCAGCTCGGCAACCGCGTCCAGCACGCGCTGCGCGCCTTCACCCCGGACGACCAGAAGGCCCTGAAGGCCACCGTGCAGACGTTCCCCGACTCCCCGTACGACCTCGAAGAGGTGCTCATGGGCCTGGGCACCGGCGAGGCTGTGGTCACCGTCCTGAGCGAGCGGGGCGCCCCGACGCCGGTCGCGGTGACCCGGCTGCGCGCGCCGCGGTCGCTGATGGGCCCGGTCGAGGCGGACGCGCTCGACCGGGCGGTGCGGGAGTCGCCGTTGTACGGGCGGTACGCGCAGGCGGTGGACCGGGAGTCGGCGTACGAGAAGCTGACGGCCGCGCGGGACTCCGGTGCGTCCTCGACTCCCCCGGCCGCCTCGGGGCCCAGGACGGGACCCGAGGCCGGGCCGGGGCGCTCCGGGGGCGGGGGCCGCCCGAAGGAGGAGGCATCCATGGTCGAACAGGTCGTCGGCAGCGGTCTGTTCAAGTCCCTGGCGCGGTCGATGGGCACGCAGATCGGGCGGGAGATCACCCGGTCGCTCTTCGGGACGGCGCGCAAACGGCGCTGA
- a CDS encoding type II toxin-antitoxin system VapB family antitoxin: MIFKRIGNGRPYPDHGRESTRQWADVAPRPVRLDQLVTTKGQLDLETLLAEDSTFYGDLFAHVVKWQGDLYLEDGLHRAVRAALQQRQVLHARVLELD, translated from the coding sequence GTGATCTTCAAGCGCATCGGAAACGGCCGGCCGTACCCCGACCACGGCCGGGAAAGCACCCGCCAGTGGGCGGACGTCGCCCCGCGCCCGGTCCGCCTCGATCAGCTCGTGACGACCAAGGGCCAGCTGGACCTGGAGACCCTCCTCGCCGAGGACTCCACCTTCTACGGCGACCTCTTCGCGCACGTCGTCAAGTGGCAGGGCGATCTGTACCTGGAGGACGGCCTCCACCGCGCCGTCCGCGCCGCGCTCCAGCAGCGCCAGGTGCTGCACGCGCGCGTTCTTGAACTGGACTAA
- a CDS encoding LytR C-terminal domain-containing protein → MSMLTPPGMGGQYRITGDKYPRMRRRSGRRRFAFVSVASVTVLGLIGWGSLQLIDIYTGGSKATAADTKADCASKVTPEAKASAAAAVAATLPKPAQITVNVFNATPRSGLAKQTADELKKRGFKIGDVGNATAAYDKKVPGAGILLGAKGADRAALPVLNTQLSGAQLKTDGRAQATTVDLIIGTAFKTLSKKEDADKALTVLTQPAPAPADAKKHC, encoded by the coding sequence ATGAGCATGCTTACTCCCCCTGGCATGGGTGGCCAGTATCGGATCACGGGGGACAAGTACCCGCGGATGCGCCGACGAAGCGGGCGTCGCAGGTTCGCGTTCGTGAGCGTCGCGTCCGTGACCGTTCTCGGGCTGATCGGGTGGGGGTCCCTCCAGCTCATCGACATCTACACGGGCGGCAGCAAGGCCACCGCGGCGGACACCAAGGCGGACTGCGCCTCGAAGGTCACGCCGGAGGCGAAGGCGTCCGCCGCGGCCGCCGTCGCGGCCACGCTGCCGAAGCCCGCTCAGATCACCGTGAACGTCTTCAACGCGACGCCCCGCAGCGGGCTCGCCAAGCAGACGGCCGACGAGCTGAAGAAGCGCGGCTTCAAGATCGGTGACGTGGGCAACGCGACGGCCGCGTACGACAAGAAGGTCCCGGGCGCCGGGATACTGCTCGGTGCCAAGGGCGCCGACCGGGCCGCGCTGCCCGTCCTCAACACCCAGCTCTCCGGCGCCCAGCTGAAGACCGACGGCCGCGCCCAGGCCACCACGGTCGACCTGATCATCGGCACCGCCTTCAAGACACTGTCGAAGAAGGAGGACGCCGACAAGGCGCTGACCGTCCTGACGCAGCCCGCGCCGGCGCCCGCCGACGCCAAGAAGCACTGCTGA
- the upp gene encoding uracil phosphoribosyltransferase yields the protein MRLHVVDHPLVAHKLTTLRDQRTDSATFRRLADELVTLLAYEATRDVRTEQVDIVTPVSPTTGVKLSYPRPLVVPILRAGLGMLDGMVRLLPTAEVGFLGMVRDEETLEASTYATRMPDDLSGRQVYVLDPMLATGGTLVAAIRELIKRGADDVTAVVLLAAPEGVEIMERELAGTPVTVVTASVDERLNEHGYIVPGLGDAGDRMYGAAE from the coding sequence ATGCGTCTTCACGTCGTCGACCACCCCCTGGTCGCCCATAAGCTCACCACCCTGCGCGACCAGCGCACCGACTCCGCGACCTTCCGGCGGCTGGCCGACGAACTGGTCACCCTGCTCGCCTACGAGGCCACCCGCGACGTGCGCACGGAGCAGGTCGACATCGTGACGCCGGTCTCCCCGACCACGGGCGTCAAGCTCTCCTACCCGCGCCCGCTCGTCGTGCCGATCCTGCGCGCGGGCCTCGGCATGCTCGACGGCATGGTCCGGCTGCTGCCGACCGCCGAGGTGGGCTTCCTGGGCATGGTGCGCGACGAGGAGACGCTGGAGGCGTCCACGTACGCCACCCGGATGCCGGACGACCTCTCCGGCCGTCAGGTGTACGTCCTGGACCCGATGCTGGCCACCGGCGGCACGCTCGTCGCGGCGATCCGGGAGCTGATCAAGCGCGGCGCGGACGACGTCACCGCCGTGGTCCTCCTGGCCGCCCCCGAGGGCGTCGAGATCATGGAGCGCGAACTGGCGGGCACCCCGGTCACCGTGGTCACGGCCTCGGTCGACGAGCGCCTGAACGAGCACGGCTACATCGTGCCGGGCCTGGGCGACGCGGGTGACCGCATGTACGGGGCCGCCGAGTAA
- the tadA gene encoding tRNA adenosine(34) deaminase TadA, whose protein sequence is MRLALDEARLALRGGDVPVGAVVLSADGTTVLAAGHNEREATGDPTAHAEVLALRGAAARLGEWRLSGCTLVVTLEPCTMCAGALVQSRVERVVYGARDEKAGATGSVWDVVRDRRLNHRPEVIEGVLAAECAGLLTDFFRDR, encoded by the coding sequence ATGCGGCTCGCGCTGGACGAGGCACGGCTGGCGCTCCGGGGCGGGGACGTTCCCGTCGGCGCCGTGGTGCTGTCCGCGGACGGTACGACCGTGCTGGCGGCCGGGCACAACGAACGCGAGGCCACCGGCGACCCGACGGCGCACGCCGAGGTGCTCGCGCTGCGCGGGGCCGCCGCCCGGCTCGGCGAGTGGCGGCTGTCCGGCTGCACGCTCGTCGTCACCCTGGAGCCCTGCACGATGTGCGCGGGCGCGCTCGTCCAGTCCCGGGTCGAGCGGGTGGTGTACGGCGCCCGTGACGAGAAGGCGGGCGCGACCGGATCCGTGTGGGACGTCGTCCGCGACCGCCGGCTCAACCACCGCCCCGAGGTGATCGAGGGCGTGCTCGCCGCCGAGTGCGCCGGCCTGCTCACGGACTTCTTCCGCGACCGCTGA
- a CDS encoding ADP-ribosylglycohydrolase family protein has protein sequence MITVPPAVLDSLHGLAFGDAFGDRWFGILRREGPEALEARTLPPEPLWQWSDDTAQAVVLVRELAEGGGTVDQDRLALGFAAAYADDTHRGYGASMHDVLRRIGAGEPWREVVAGQFGGQGSWGNGAAMRAAPLGAWHAGDLDAVAEQAARQSEVSHHHPEAVTGAVAVAVAAALATRSRGGPAPARPEFLRAVAERLPDSDVRSGVRIAARMPEHTSVRHAAEVLGSGYRMSGPDTVPYALWCAAGHLDDLEEGLWLTVAGRGDIDTTCAVAGGVIAARTGVAGLPPAWHAAREPLPPVVTE, from the coding sequence ATGATCACTGTGCCCCCCGCCGTGCTGGACTCGCTGCACGGGCTCGCGTTCGGCGACGCCTTCGGTGACCGCTGGTTCGGCATCCTGCGCCGGGAGGGTCCGGAGGCCCTGGAGGCCAGGACCCTGCCCCCGGAACCGCTGTGGCAGTGGAGTGACGACACCGCGCAGGCGGTCGTCCTCGTCCGCGAACTCGCCGAGGGCGGCGGCACGGTCGACCAGGACCGCCTCGCCCTGGGCTTCGCGGCCGCGTACGCCGACGACACGCACCGCGGCTACGGGGCCTCGATGCACGACGTGCTCCGCCGGATCGGCGCGGGCGAGCCCTGGCGGGAGGTGGTCGCCGGGCAGTTCGGCGGGCAGGGCTCCTGGGGCAACGGCGCGGCCATGCGCGCCGCCCCGCTCGGCGCCTGGCACGCCGGCGACCTCGACGCGGTCGCCGAGCAGGCCGCCCGCCAGAGCGAGGTCTCGCACCACCATCCGGAGGCCGTCACGGGGGCCGTCGCGGTCGCCGTCGCCGCGGCGCTGGCCACCCGCAGCCGCGGCGGACCCGCTCCGGCCCGGCCGGAGTTCCTCCGGGCCGTCGCCGAGCGGCTCCCCGACAGCGACGTCCGCTCGGGCGTGCGGATCGCGGCCCGGATGCCGGAACACACCTCGGTCCGGCACGCGGCGGAGGTCCTGGGCTCCGGCTACCGGATGTCGGGTCCCGACACCGTCCCGTACGCCCTGTGGTGCGCGGCGGGGCATCTCGACGACCTGGAGGAGGGCCTGTGGCTCACGGTCGCCGGGCGCGGCGACATCGACACCACCTGCGCCGTCGCGGGCGGTGTGATCGCCGCCCGCACCGGCGTCGCGGGGCTCCCGCCCGCCTGGCACGCGGCCCGTGAACCGCTGCCCCCGGTCGTGACGGAGTAG
- a CDS encoding Dabb family protein encodes MIRHLVLFKLNEGVTRDEPRVAEGVAAFRALGGLIPELRFWECAWNISDRPIAYDFAINSAVEDADALKAYLEHPAHVAGVALWREFATWVIADYPF; translated from the coding sequence GTGATCCGCCATCTGGTCCTCTTCAAGCTCAACGAGGGTGTCACGCGCGACGAACCCCGGGTCGCCGAGGGCGTCGCCGCCTTCCGCGCGCTCGGCGGCCTGATCCCCGAGCTGCGGTTCTGGGAGTGCGCGTGGAACATCAGCGACCGGCCCATCGCGTACGACTTCGCGATCAACTCCGCCGTCGAGGACGCCGACGCCCTCAAGGCTTACCTGGAGCACCCGGCCCATGTGGCGGGTGTCGCTCTCTGGCGCGAGTTCGCCACCTGGGTGATCGCCGACTATCCGTTCTGA
- a CDS encoding RNA polymerase sigma factor SigF: protein MTQTTAPNPPSGPAAAPTPPLPPAPAPGPGPTAPLPPAPAQGPATATAVTTAVTPDPASGPAPVQEVAPERRRGADTRALTQVLFGELKVLDPGTPEHNRVRGALIEANLPLVRYAAARFRSRNEPMEDVVQVGTIGLINAIDRFDPDRGVQFPTFAMPTVVGEIKRYFRDNVRTVHVPRRLHELWVQVNSATEDLTTAFGRSPTTAEIAERLRITEEEVLSCIEAGRSYHATSLEAAQEGDGLPGLLDRLGYEDPALDGVEHRDLVRHLLVQLPEREQRILLLRYYSNLTQSQISAELGVSQMHVSRLLARSFARLRSANRIEA, encoded by the coding sequence CTGACGCAGACCACGGCACCGAACCCGCCGTCCGGCCCCGCGGCGGCCCCCACGCCCCCGCTTCCGCCCGCCCCCGCGCCGGGCCCGGGCCCCACGGCCCCCCTCCCGCCCGCGCCCGCCCAGGGCCCCGCCACCGCCACCGCCGTCACCACCGCCGTCACCCCCGACCCCGCGTCCGGCCCCGCACCGGTCCAGGAGGTCGCTCCCGAGCGGCGCCGCGGCGCGGACACCCGCGCCCTCACCCAGGTGCTCTTCGGCGAGCTCAAGGTGCTGGACCCGGGCACCCCCGAGCACAACCGGGTCCGCGGCGCCCTCATCGAGGCCAACCTGCCGCTCGTGCGGTACGCGGCGGCCCGCTTCCGCTCCCGCAACGAGCCGATGGAGGACGTGGTCCAGGTCGGCACCATCGGCCTGATCAACGCCATCGACCGCTTCGACCCGGACCGGGGCGTGCAGTTCCCGACCTTCGCGATGCCGACGGTCGTCGGCGAGATCAAGCGGTACTTCCGTGACAACGTTCGCACCGTGCACGTGCCGCGCCGGCTGCACGAGCTGTGGGTGCAGGTGAACAGCGCGACCGAGGACCTGACGACCGCCTTCGGACGCTCGCCCACCACCGCGGAGATCGCCGAACGGCTGCGCATCACCGAGGAGGAGGTGCTCTCCTGCATCGAGGCGGGGCGGTCGTACCACGCGACCTCCCTCGAAGCGGCCCAGGAGGGCGACGGGCTGCCGGGGCTCCTCGACCGGCTCGGCTACGAGGACCCCGCGCTCGACGGGGTCGAACACCGCGACCTCGTACGGCATCTGCTCGTACAGCTGCCCGAACGCGAGCAGCGGATCCTGCTGCTCCGCTACTACAGCAACCTCACCCAGTCACAGATCAGCGCGGAACTGGGCGTTTCCCAGATGCACGTGTCAAGGCTCCTCGCCCGGAGCTTCGCGCGTCTTCGATCCGCAAACAGGATCGAGGCGTAA
- a CDS encoding RNA polymerase sigma factor SigF produces MSADQGSSKVLTLTKSDAVPEAHAALHDVPAAEAPEPVLVPESSGAIDTRTLSRSLFLRLAALAENSPERAYVRDTLIELNLPLVRYAAARFRSRNEPMEDIVQVGTIGLIKAIDRFDCERGVEFPTFAMPTVVGEIKRFFRDTSWSVRVPRRLQELRLALTKASDELSQRLDRSPTVAELATALGVSEEDVVDGLAVGNAYTASSLDSPAPEDDGGEGSLADRLGYEDTALEGVEYRESLKPLLAKLPPRERRIIMLRFFANMTQSQIGEEVGISQMHVSRLLTRTLAQLREGLISD; encoded by the coding sequence ATGTCCGCAGATCAGGGCAGCTCGAAGGTGCTCACGCTCACGAAGAGCGACGCAGTGCCCGAGGCGCACGCCGCGCTTCACGATGTCCCTGCCGCCGAGGCCCCGGAACCCGTTCTGGTCCCCGAGTCCTCGGGCGCCATCGACACCCGGACCCTGTCCCGCTCCCTCTTCCTGCGGCTCGCCGCACTCGCCGAGAACAGCCCGGAGCGCGCCTACGTCCGGGACACCCTCATCGAGCTCAACCTCCCGCTCGTCCGGTACGCCGCGGCCCGCTTCCGCTCCCGCAACGAGCCGATGGAGGACATCGTCCAGGTCGGCACCATCGGCCTGATCAAGGCGATCGACCGGTTCGACTGCGAACGCGGTGTCGAGTTCCCGACCTTCGCGATGCCGACGGTCGTCGGCGAGATCAAGCGGTTCTTCCGGGACACGTCCTGGTCCGTCCGCGTCCCGCGCCGCCTCCAGGAGCTGCGCCTGGCCCTCACCAAGGCCAGCGACGAGCTGTCGCAGCGGCTCGACCGCTCGCCGACGGTCGCCGAACTCGCCACGGCTCTCGGGGTGTCCGAGGAGGACGTGGTCGACGGTCTCGCCGTCGGCAACGCGTACACGGCCTCGTCGCTGGACTCGCCGGCCCCCGAGGACGACGGCGGCGAGGGCTCCCTCGCGGACCGTCTGGGCTACGAGGACACCGCGCTGGAGGGCGTGGAGTACCGCGAGTCGCTCAAGCCCCTGCTCGCCAAGCTGCCGCCCCGCGAGCGCCGCATCATCATGCTCCGCTTCTTCGCGAACATGACCCAGTCCCAGATCGGCGAGGAGGTGGGGATCTCGCAGATGCACGTCTCCCGCCTGCTCACCCGCACGCTCGCGCAGCTGCGCGAGGGGCTCATCTCCGACTGA
- a CDS encoding MarR family transcriptional regulator, which produces MAGQAQYEELARQLSAIGAVKRGMGRILPPECPAGSAAVLTLLGRYGPMRMSRLAELLSVDMSVTSRHVAHVAERGWIERSPDPADRRSRILRLTGAGHAQLDELSLRTSRLLSDRLSHWSDDEVGLLIELMGRLRESFGDCRSPQRTPAHPPPYATDATEPTTRTPA; this is translated from the coding sequence ATGGCCGGGCAGGCCCAGTACGAGGAACTGGCTCGTCAGCTCAGCGCCATCGGTGCCGTCAAGCGGGGCATGGGCCGGATCCTGCCGCCCGAGTGCCCCGCGGGCTCCGCCGCCGTTCTCACCCTGCTCGGCCGGTACGGCCCGATGCGGATGAGCAGGCTCGCGGAGCTGCTCTCCGTGGACATGTCGGTGACCAGCCGCCATGTCGCGCATGTCGCCGAGCGGGGCTGGATCGAACGGTCCCCCGACCCGGCCGACAGGCGCTCGCGCATCCTGCGCCTCACCGGGGCGGGGCACGCGCAGCTCGACGAGCTGTCCCTGCGTACGTCGCGGCTGCTCTCCGACCGGCTGAGCCACTGGTCCGACGACGAGGTCGGACTGCTCATCGAGCTGATGGGCCGGCTGCGCGAGAGCTTCGGCGACTGCCGGTCTCCGCAGCGGACGCCCGCCCACCCTCCCCCGTACGCGACAGACGCAACAGAACCGACCACCCGTACACCCGCGTAG
- a CDS encoding MFS transporter encodes MATTTPAGVRGSHAKHGGADGAPMTHRQIMEALSGLLLGMFVAILSSTIVTNALPRIIGDLGGGQSAYTWVVTASLLAMTATTPLWGKLSDLYSKKALVQIALIIYVLGSAAAGLSQNPGMLIACRVVQGIGVGGLSALAQIVMAAMISPRERGRYSGYLGATFAVATVGGPLLGGVITDTSWLGWRWCFYVGVPFAVIALIVLQKTLHLPVVKRDVKVDWAGAFFISAAVSLLLVWVTFAGDKYDWISWQTGAMVGGAIVLGLLFVLVESRASEPIIPLRLFRNRTITLSSLASLFVGVAMFTGTVFFSQYFQLARDKSPTMSGVMTIPMIGGLFISSTVSGQVITKTGRWKYWLVSGGFLVTAGLGLLGTIRYDTAYWHIAIFMALLGLGVGMMMQNLVLSTQNQVAPADLGSASSTVTFFRSLGGAVGVSALGAIMATRITDYAKDGLTHLGPKYAGLASGSDSSSIPDMNKLPAPLRTVMESAYGHGIADVFLIASGMALVAFLIVLFIKEVPLRTSGAMAQAAAEKSGEPVAEAPVAEAVEAAATAALAPAVTTTEAVSGTAPEGTQRLGAVATATREDDPRPGSGGIAVHGQVRGAESAPVPQAAVTLISPEGRQLGRSVAQADGSYAVDAPGVGSYVLIASADGYQPQASTIVVTGEPLAYDILLSGTSGLGGVVRAAESASPVKDAMVVVTDVRGDVLATGTTGEHGEFAFAELVPGVVTVAVNAAGHRPRALPVEVGGTGVTRVEVDLEAGAQVLGVVRAPHGPLSDARVTLVDAAGNVVGTARTGGDGAYAFTDLDGGEYTVIAAGYPPVATALTVGGRGVDAHDIELAHPGE; translated from the coding sequence ATGGCAACGACCACACCAGCCGGTGTGCGGGGCTCTCACGCCAAGCACGGAGGCGCCGACGGCGCTCCGATGACGCACCGGCAGATCATGGAGGCGCTCTCCGGGCTGCTGCTCGGAATGTTCGTCGCGATCCTGTCGTCGACGATCGTCACCAACGCCCTCCCCCGCATCATCGGCGACCTGGGCGGCGGCCAGTCCGCCTACACCTGGGTCGTCACCGCCTCGCTGCTCGCCATGACGGCGACCACCCCCCTGTGGGGCAAGCTCTCCGACCTGTACAGCAAGAAGGCGCTCGTCCAGATAGCGCTGATCATCTACGTGCTGGGCTCGGCCGCCGCCGGTCTGTCCCAGAACCCCGGCATGCTCATCGCCTGCCGTGTCGTGCAGGGCATCGGCGTCGGCGGTCTGTCCGCCCTCGCGCAGATCGTGATGGCCGCGATGATCTCCCCACGCGAGCGCGGACGCTACTCCGGCTACCTGGGCGCGACGTTCGCCGTCGCGACCGTCGGCGGCCCGCTGCTCGGCGGTGTCATCACCGACACCAGCTGGCTCGGCTGGCGCTGGTGCTTCTACGTCGGTGTGCCGTTCGCGGTCATCGCGCTGATCGTGCTCCAGAAGACCCTGCACCTGCCCGTCGTGAAGCGGGACGTGAAGGTCGACTGGGCCGGCGCGTTCTTCATCTCCGCCGCGGTCTCGCTGCTGCTGGTCTGGGTCACCTTCGCCGGTGACAAGTACGACTGGATCTCGTGGCAGACGGGCGCGATGGTCGGCGGCGCGATCGTCCTCGGCCTGCTGTTCGTGCTGGTCGAGTCCCGGGCGAGCGAGCCGATCATCCCGCTGCGGCTGTTCCGCAACCGGACCATCACCCTCTCCTCCCTCGCCTCGCTCTTCGTGGGTGTCGCGATGTTCACCGGCACCGTGTTCTTCAGCCAGTACTTCCAGCTGGCGCGGGACAAGTCCCCGACGATGTCCGGTGTCATGACGATCCCGATGATCGGCGGCCTGTTCATCTCCTCCACGGTCTCCGGCCAGGTCATCACCAAGACCGGACGGTGGAAGTACTGGCTGGTCTCCGGCGGCTTCCTGGTCACCGCGGGTCTCGGCCTGCTGGGCACGATCCGCTACGACACCGCCTACTGGCACATCGCGATCTTCATGGCGCTGCTGGGTCTGGGCGTCGGCATGATGATGCAGAACCTGGTGCTGTCCACGCAGAACCAGGTGGCACCGGCCGACCTGGGCTCGGCCAGCTCCACGGTGACGTTCTTCCGCTCCCTCGGCGGTGCGGTCGGCGTCTCCGCGCTCGGCGCGATCATGGCCACCCGGATCACCGACTACGCCAAGGACGGTCTGACCCACCTCGGTCCCAAGTACGCGGGCCTCGCCTCCGGTTCGGACTCCAGCTCCATCCCGGACATGAACAAGCTGCCCGCGCCGCTGCGCACCGTCATGGAGAGCGCGTACGGCCACGGCATCGCGGACGTCTTCCTGATCGCCTCCGGCATGGCGCTGGTCGCCTTCCTCATCGTGCTGTTCATCAAGGAGGTCCCGCTGCGGACGTCCGGCGCGATGGCCCAGGCCGCCGCGGAGAAGTCCGGCGAGCCGGTCGCCGAGGCACCCGTCGCCGAGGCCGTCGAGGCCGCGGCCACCGCCGCCCTCGCCCCGGCCGTCACCACCACCGAAGCCGTCTCCGGGACCGCGCCCGAGGGCACGCAGCGGCTCGGCGCCGTCGCCACCGCGACGCGTGAGGACGACCCGCGGCCCGGCTCCGGCGGCATCGCCGTGCACGGCCAGGTCCGCGGCGCCGAGAGCGCGCCCGTGCCGCAGGCCGCGGTCACGCTGATCTCGCCCGAGGGACGCCAGCTCGGCCGCTCGGTCGCCCAGGCCGACGGCTCCTACGCGGTGGACGCGCCCGGTGTGGGCTCCTACGTCCTGATCGCCTCCGCCGACGGCTACCAGCCGCAGGCCTCGACGATCGTCGTGACCGGGGAGCCGCTCGCGTACGACATCCTGCTGAGCGGCACCAGCGGGCTCGGCGGTGTCGTCCGGGCCGCCGAGAGCGCCTCCCCCGTCAAGGACGCGATGGTCGTCGTGACCGACGTCCGCGGGGATGTGCTGGCCACCGGAACCACCGGTGAACACGGCGAGTTCGCCTTCGCCGAGCTGGTGCCCGGTGTCGTGACGGTCGCGGTGAACGCCGCGGGCCACCGGCCGCGGGCGCTGCCCGTCGAGGTCGGCGGCACCGGGGTCACCCGGGTCGAGGTCGACCTGGAAGCCGGCGCCCAGGTCCTGGGTGTCGTCCGGGCGCCGCACGGCCCCCTGTCGGACGCCCGCGTGACGCTGGTGGACGCGGCCGGGAACGTGGTCGGCACGGCCAGGACCGGCGGCGACGGGGCGTACGCCTTCACCGACCTGGACGGCGGCGAGTACACCGTCATCGCGGCGGGCTACCCGCCGGTGGCGACCGCGCTGACCGTCGGCGGCCGTGGAGTGGACGCCCACGACATCGAACTCGCCCACCCCGGCGAGTAG
- a CDS encoding YceI family protein: protein MGLTAKIRTRDGWAVSHAIVTVTDSAGAQVLRAEADTDGAVHDTTSLAPGAYTVIVTALGYAPAASGAIVTAAGRAEVGEVTLARRGGTELPPPGPWTIDPAHSSVGTVAQHLGISSVHGRFTEFTGRIEIAPGDVTASRVEATITAASIDTGNGMRDGHLRSADFLDAEKYPLITYRSTGLTPAGSDRWTVHGELTLHGVVRPVDLDLAYLGTGADPWGGTRAAFRASAELHREDFALHYNQIVQAGISAIGTTLRVELDVQAVQGESLPAV from the coding sequence ATGGGCTTGACCGCGAAGATCCGCACACGGGACGGATGGGCCGTGTCGCACGCGATCGTCACGGTGACCGACTCGGCCGGCGCGCAGGTGCTGCGGGCCGAGGCGGACACCGACGGGGCCGTGCACGACACCACGAGCCTCGCGCCGGGCGCCTACACGGTGATCGTGACCGCGCTCGGATACGCGCCCGCCGCCTCCGGCGCCATCGTCACGGCGGCCGGCCGGGCCGAGGTCGGCGAGGTGACACTGGCCCGCCGTGGCGGCACCGAGCTGCCCCCGCCGGGACCGTGGACCATCGACCCGGCGCACTCCTCGGTCGGCACGGTCGCCCAGCACCTGGGGATCTCCAGCGTGCACGGCCGCTTCACGGAGTTCACCGGACGCATCGAGATCGCCCCCGGCGACGTGACCGCCTCCCGGGTCGAGGCGACGATCACGGCCGCCTCCATCGACACCGGCAACGGCATGCGCGACGGGCACCTGAGGTCGGCGGACTTCCTCGACGCCGAGAAGTACCCGCTGATCACCTACCGTTCGACGGGCCTGACCCCGGCCGGCTCCGACCGCTGGACCGTGCACGGCGAACTCACCCTGCACGGTGTCGTACGGCCCGTCGACCTCGACCTCGCCTACCTCGGCACCGGCGCCGACCCCTGGGGCGGCACCCGCGCCGCGTTCCGGGCGAGTGCCGAGCTGCACCGCGAGGACTTCGCCCTGCACTACAACCAGATCGTCCAGGCGGGCATCTCCGCGATCGGCACGACCCTGAGGGTGGAGCTGGACGTCCAGGCGGTGCAGGGGGAGTCCCTGCCGGCCGTCTGA